A portion of the Carassius carassius chromosome 42, fCarCar2.1, whole genome shotgun sequence genome contains these proteins:
- the LOC132124477 gene encoding nebulin-like isoform X6: protein MSTAEETAGQMDRGVEPAAEDSPASVTADQGPHPCSDPKPDPRSDRNPDPSSDPNPVPKPDLNPDPKPETSSDLNPDPKPDLNPDPKPEPSSDLDPDPKPDLNPDPKPEPSSDLNPDPKPDPRYDRNPDPSSDLNNDPKPELSSDLNPDPKPDLNPDRISDLNPDPSPDLKPDSSPHPKPDLNPDRISDLNPDPSPDLKPDSSPHPKPDLTSDMNPDLSPDPKSESTSDLNTDLTSDLNPDPTSDLNTDPTSDLNTDPNPGSKSDSTSDLNPDSTSDLNTDPSPDPKSDSTSDLNPDPTSDLNPDSTSDPISDLNPDPTSDLNPDPISDLNPDPSPDPKPDPTSDLNPDPNPDLIPEPSSATHEVTHTDDGGGSVSSSLSERKNTNGRKKLLNGVCSCVPETLEILHAKHASELYSEMLYREDGRRDLCVSLYSLMPDTPDTEFAREMSDLQSEVRYKEDGRKKLSCSLYSQLADTTDTQHAKRMTDVQSDNKYKEAGRKNTSTCLYSQLPETLETQHAKEAYQLQSQVTYKEGQTCASSSLFSTLADTPEIQSAREITETISENKYREQSRKSISSCIYSQLPETPETEFSRSVSELQSQVKYKEASKQQMSRSLYHQLPETPETQHARDASHIQSQLKYRQGRASVMGSSLFSLMTETPQNEFVKQQMELQSELKYKAEVKENSSNLYSLMPETLDTQFAKHTAELQSDVKYKEASKQQMSRSLYHQLPETPETQHARDASHIQSQVAYKGIRKGDFSGSSFTVVPDSAEMKFVQQISHMLSEKEYREEGRRNFSSSVYSQLGDTPETQFIRSVSDLQSEVKYKASGKQQVSDSLYATLPETLDTQHAKHATAIISEVKYKEDGRQSLSSPLFTRLPETLQTQTAREIADAQSNVRYKQKNDQVSLYSLLPQTADTEFAKHMSDVQSELQYKQEGKKEAESNLYSLMPQTLETEHAKDAYELQSQVKYKEKNRTDASLYACLPETQDTEHAKHAGELRSELKYKEAVKNDLSSPLYSQMSDTAEIQRLRDLTALQSQVQYKTEGQKLLSSSVYSQMAETPETQFMKTVTELQSDVKYKEASKQQMSRSLYHQLPETPETQHARDASHIQSQVKYKEKVNSSSLYSRLPETSETRLARELTDVCSEVRYKEDGRRDVSSCLYSHLPETPETQFAKQQTELQSQNQYRRETQEDLSHCLYSQLPETLHTQFVKELTPLISESKYRESGKKESSTCLYHTLPETKDTQHARDATQIQSEVRYKEGKSLQSCSVYSQLPQTPQTQLAARVSELQSDNKYREDGRRSISSCLYSQLSETPETQFVRTVTDLQSDSKYKEAGRKQASGALYSLLPETLETQHAKDATDLLSQMKYKEEAKKEASVSLYTLLPETTETRHAKHASELLSENKYKRSSKQENSSSIYSQMPQTQETQFAKQMAELQSDNQYRRETQEDLSHCLYSQLPETLHTQFVKELTPLISENKYKEDGKKELQKCLYAHLPETSETQHARELTQLYSQKSYRDSLDAQVCLYAQMPQTIETVFAKEVSKQQSDKLYKEKFNSEKGKSNYSQMKDLPDVTHAIQVNKHQSNVAYRRGKEELHKFSEVMDRPDIRNATHASKLASDVAYRSKVDVFDQRALLERPDIQHAQEAARLASQVNYKQKFEKNLREQKPQYNPSECVSFRHTQAASALASQVKYSQKKLQAVTDLPNLLHLGHVLHASKLQSNVEYRKKYEESKGHYLLALDTAEQRHHQENAVLHSQWKYKEEYEKNRGKSQMEFGDTQMYKVSKEAQKMQSEKEYRKEYESQMKGKVLLEVDLTPAYLSARYASSLVSEKEYRKNLEQEVKGKSLTGLEETPDLLRVKNAGHILSEKEYRKDLESEIRGKGTDVTADSLEIQRAKKASEISSDVSYRQASQHRESSFSTVTDTPALLHAAYLRDVYSQKKYRGDMERLKSLCSAASDTPEIQRVKNNQRNISALFYTWDSRLMKGLMSAVTDSPEIKLARENTKNISDVQYRESVGSGTAVTDTPEMERVRRNQHNISDAKYKKAVDPVSVGVTPELERVKQNQQNISTVQYQRSLKEVKGHSCSELDTPEMRRVRKSQDAVSMVAGPRQRLRVTSPH from the exons ATGTCTACCGCTGAGGAAACTgctggacagatggacagaggtGTGGAACCGGCCGCTGAG GATTCTCCAGCATCTGTCACAGCCGATCAAGGTCCTCATCCATGTTCTGATCCAAAACCTGATCCGAGATCTGATCGGAATCCTGATCCGAGTTCTGATCCGAATCCTGTTCCAAAACCTGATCTGAATCCTGATCCAAAACCTGAAACGAGTTCTGATCTGAATCCTGATCCAAAACCTGATCTGAATCCTGATCCAAAACCTGAGCCGAGTTCTGATCTGGATCCTGATCCAAAACCTGATCTGAATCCTGATCCAAAACCTGAACCGAGTTCTGATCTGAATCCTGATCCAAAACCTGATCCAAGATATGATCGGAATCCTGATCCGAGTTCTGATCTGAATAATGATCCAAAACCTGAACTAAGTTCTGATCTGAATCCTGATCCAAAACCTGATCTGAATCCTGATCGGATTTCTGATCTGAATCCTGATCCGAGTCCTGATCTGAAACCTGATTCGAGTCCTCATCCAAAACCTGATCTGAATCCTGATCGGATTTCTGATCTGAATCCTGATCCGAGTCCTGATCTGAAACCTGATTCGAGTCCTCATCCAAAACCTGATCTGACTTCTGATATGAATCCTGATCTGAGTCCTGATCCAAAATCTGAATCGACTTCTGATCTTAATACTGATCTGACTTCTGATCTGAATCCTGATCCGACTTCTGATCTGAATACTGATCCGACTTCTGATCTGAATACTGACCCTAATCCTGGTTCAAAATCTGATTCGACTTCTGATCTGAATCCTGATTCAACTTCTGATCTGAATACTGATCCGAGTCCTGATCCAAAATCTGATTCGACTTCTGATCTGAATCCTGATCCGACTTCTGATCTGAATCCTGATTCGACTTCTGATCCGATTTCTGATCTGAATCCTGATCCAACTTCTGATCTGAATCCTGATCCGATTTCTGATCTGAATCCTGATCCGAGTCCTGATCCAAAACCTGATCCGACTTCTGATCTGAACCCTGATCCGAATCCTGATCTGATTCCTGAACCAAGCTCAGCAACCCATGAG gtcacacacacagatgatggAGGAGGGAGTGTCTCTTCATCTCTCAGTGAG AGGAAGAATACCAATGGCAGGAAGAAGCTGCTGAACGGTGTGTGCTCGTGTGTCCCTGAAACATTAGAGATTCTACACGCTAAACACGCCTCAGAGCTGTACAGCGAG atgctgTACCGTGAGGACGGACGCAGGgatctgtgtgtcagtctgtacTCACTGATGCCCGACACACCAGACACAGAGTTCGCTAGAGAGATGAGCGATCTTCAGAGTGAG GTCAGATATAAAGAGGACGGGAGGAAGAAACTGTCGTGTAGTCTGTACTCTCAGCTGGCCGACACAACTGACACGCAACACGCCAAACGCATGACGGATGTGCAGAGCGAC AATAAATACAAAGAAGCTGGCAGAAAAAACACTTCCACATGTCTTTACTCACAACTGCCTGAAACCCTGGAGACTCAACACGCTAAAGAAGCGTACCAGCTACAGAGCCAG GTGACGTATAAGGAGGGTCAGACGTGTGCGTCCAGCTCTCTGTTCTCCACGCTGGCCGACACGCCGGAGATTCAGTCCGCTCGAGAGATCACAGAGACCATCAGCGAG aataaATACCGCGAGCAGAGCAGGAAGAGCATCAGCAGCTGCATTTACTCTCAGCTTCCTGAAACTCCAGAGACTGAGTTCAGCAGGAGCGTCTCTGAGCTGCAGAGTCAG gtgaagTATAAGGAGGCCAGTAAGCAGCAGATGAGCAGATCTCTGTACCATCAGCTCCCAGAGACTCCAGAAACTCAACACGCTCGAGACGCCTCTCACATCCAGAGCCAG CTGAAGTACAGGCAGGGCCGGGCGTCTGTGATGGGCAGTAGTTTGTTCTCGCTGATGACGGAGACGCCGCAGAACGAGTTTGTGAAGCAGCAGATGGAGCTCCAGAGTGAG ctgaAGTATAAAGCTGAGGTGAAGGAAAACTCCAGTAATCTGTACTCGCTCATGCCCGAGACGCTGGACACGCAGTTCGCCAAACACACTGCGGAGTTACAGAGTGAC GTGAAGTATAAGGAGGCCAGTAAGCAGCAGATGAGCAGATCTCTGTACCATCAGCTCCCAGAGACTCCAGAAACTCAACACGCTCGAGACGCCTCTCACATCCAGAGCCAG GTGGCCTATAAAGGCATCAGGAAGGGCGATTTCTCTGGTTCCTCCTTCACTGTGGTCCCCGACTCGGCAGAGATGAAGTTCGTTCAGCAGATCTCGCACATGCTCAGTGAG AAAGAGTACCGTGAGGAGGGCCGGAGGAACTTCTCATCCAGTGTTTACTCTCAGCTGGGCGACACTCCAGAGACTCAGTTCATCAGATCAGTGTCTGACCTGCAGAGCGAG GTGAAATACAAGGCGTCTGGGAAGCAGCAAGTGAGCGACTCGCTGTACGCCACACTGCCAGAGACGCTGGACACGCAACATGCTAAACACGCCACCGCCATCATCAGTGAG GTGAAGTACAAAGAGGACGGCAGACAGAGTTTGTCCAGTCCATTATTCACTCGACTGCCAGAGACGCTGCAGACACAGACGGCCAGAGAGATCGCAGACGCACAGAGCAAC GTCAGATATAAGCAGAAGAATGATCAGGTCAGTCTGTATTCACTCCTGCCGCAAACCGCAGACACAGAGTTCGCCAAACACATGAGCGACGTCCAGAGTGAG CTTCAGTACAAGCAGGAGGGTAAGAAGGAAGCGGAGAGCAATCTGTACAGCCTGATGCCACAGACGCTCGAGACTGAACACGCTAAAGACGCCTATGAGTTGCAGAGTCAG GTTAAATATAAAGAGAAGAACAGAACAGATGCATCTCTTTACGCCTGTCTGCCCGAGACTCAGGACACGGAACACGCCAAACACGCCGGAGAGCTGCGCAGTGAG CTGAAGTATAAAGAGGCTGTGAAGAATGATCTGTCCTCACCACTGTACTCACAGATGAGTGACACTGCAGAAATCCAGCGGCTCCGAGATCTCACTGCACTGCAGAGTCAG GTTCAGTATAAGACTGAAGGACAGAAGCTCTTGAGCTCCAGTGTTTATTCTCAGATGGCAGAGACTCCAGAGACACAGTTCATGAAGACAGTGACTGAACTCCAGAGCGAT gtgaagTATAAGGAGGCCAGTAAGCAGCAGATGAGCAGATCTCTGTACCATCAGCTCCCAGAGACTCCAGAAACTCAACACGCTCGAGACGCCTCTCACATCCAGAGCCAG GTGAAGTATAAAGAGAAGGTAAACTCCTCGTCTCTTTACTCGCGTCTGCCGGAGACGTCAGAGACTCGACTGGCCAGAGAGCTGACAGATGTCTGCAGCGAG GTCAGATACAAAGAGGACGGGAGGAGGGACGTGTCGTCGTGTCTGTACTCACATCTGCCCGAGACGCCGGAGACACAGTTCGCCAAACAGCAGACTGAGCTCCAGAGCCAG AATCAGTACCGGAGAGAGACGCAGGAGGATCTGTCTCACTGTCTGTACTCACAGCTGCCCGAGACGCTGCACACACAGTTTGTGAAGGAGCTGACGCCGCTCATCAGTGAG AGCAAATACAGAGAGTCTGGGAAGAAGGAGAGCAGCACGTGTCTGTATCACACGCTCCCAGAAACCAAAGACACGCAACACGCCAGAGACGCCACACAGATCCAGAGCGAG GTCAGATATAAAGAAGGGAAGAGTCTGCAGTCGTGCAGTGTTTACTCTCAGCTGCCGCAGACGCCGCAGACTCAGCTCGCTGCCAGAGTCTCTGAGCTTCAGAGCGAT AATAAATACAGAGAGGACGGCAGGAGGAGCATCTCCAGCTGCCTGTATTCTCAGCTGTCCGAGACGCCAGAGACGCAGTTTGTCCGAACAGTGACCGACCTGCAGAGCGAC AGTAAATATAAAGAGGCAGGAAGGAAGCAGGCGTCCGGTGCTCTGTATTCTCTGCTGCCGGAGACTCTGGAGACTCAACACGCCAAAGACGCCACGGACCTCCTGAGTCAG ATGAAATACAAGGAGGAGGCGAAGAAAGAGGCTTCTGTCAGTCTGTACACTCTTCTGCCAGAGACGACTGAGACTCGGCACGCCAAACACGCCTCTGAACTCCtgagcgag AATAAGTACAAGCGGAGCAGTAAACAGGAGAACAGCAGCAGTATTTACTCTCAAATGCCACAAACACAGGAAACACAGTTTGCCAAACAGATGGCGGAGCTTCAGAGTgat AATCAGTACCGGAGAGAGACGCAGGAGGATCTGTCTCACTGTCTGTACTCACAGCTGCCCGAGACGCTGCACACACAGTTTGTGAAGGAGCTGACGCCGCTCATCAGTGAG AATAAATATAAGGAGGATGGAAAGAAGGAGCTGCAGAAGTGTCTGTATGCCCATCTGCCAGAAACCAGTGAAACACAACACGCCCGAGAGCTGACACAACTCTACagtcag AAGAGCTATAGAGACTCTCTGGACGCTCAGGTGTGTTTGTACGCTCAGATGCCACAGACAATTGAGACAGTGTTCGCTAAAGAAGTGTCCAAACAACAGAGTGAT AAACTCTATAAAGAGAAGTTTAACTCAGAGAAAGGCAAATCAAATTACTCACAGATGAAGGATCTGCCGGACGTCACACACGCCATACAGGTCAACAAACACCAGAGTAAc GTGGCGTATCGCCGAGGGAAAGAGGAGCTTCATAAATTCAGCGAGGTGATGGACAGACCTGACATCCGGAACGCCACACACGCCAGTAAACTCGCCAGTGAC GTGGCCTACAGAAGTAAAGTGGACGTGTTTGACCAGCGAGCACTGCTGGAGCGACCCGACATACAACATGCCCAAGAAGCTGCGCGACTGGCCAGTCAG GTCAACTACAAGCAGAAGTTTGAGAAGAATCTGAGAGAACAGAAGCCACAGTATAACCCCAGCGAGTGTGTGAgcttcagacacacacaggccgCGTCGGCTCTGGCCAgtcag gtgaAGTACAGTCAGAAGAAGCTGCAGGCCGTCACTGATTTACCAAACCTGCTTCATCTGGGTCACGTGCTCCACGCCAGCAAACTACAGAGCAAC GTGGAGTACAGGAAGAAGTATGAGGAGTCTAAGGGGCACTACCTCCTCGCTCTTGACACAGCTGAACAGCGCCACCATCAGGAGAACGCTGTGCTGCACAGTCAG TGGAAATATAAAGAGGAATATGAGAAGAACCGAGGGAAGTCACAGATGGAGTTTGGGGACACACAGATGTATAAAGTGTCAAAGGAAGCTCAGAAGATGCAAAgcgag AAGGAGTATCGTAAGGAGTATGAGAGCCAGATGAAAGGCAAGGTTCTGCTGGAGGTGGATCTGACGCCGGCGTATCTATCGGCTCGTTACGCCAGCAGCCTCGTCAGTGAG AAGGAGTATCGTAAGAAtctggaacaggaagtgaaaggGAAAAGCCTGACAGGTCTGGAGGAAACACCAGATCTGCTTCGGGTGAAAAACGCTGGACACATTCTGAGTGag AAGGAGTATCGTAAGGATCTGGAGAGTGAGATCAGAGGGAAGGGAACCGACGTCACAGCAGATAGCCTGGAGATCCAGAGAGCAAAGAAAGCATCTGAGATCAGCAGCGAC GTGTCGTACAGACAGGCGTCTCAGCACAGAGAATCGTCATTCAGCACGGTGACAGACACACCTGCGCTGCTGCACGCTGCTTACCTGAGAGACGTCTACAGTCAG aagaaGTACCGTGGTGACATGGAGCGTCTGAAGAGCTTGTGTTCTGCCGCATCAGACACACCAGAGATCCAGAGAGTGAAGAATAACCAGCGCAACATCAGCGCa ctcttCTACACATGGGACTCACGGCTGATGAAGGGTCTGATGTCAGCGGTCACTGACTCTCCAGAAATCAAGCTGGCACGAGAAAACACCAAGAACATCAGTGAC GTTCAGTACAGAGAGTCTGTCGGATCCGGAACAGCTGTGACTGACACTCCTGAGATGGAGCGCGTGCGCAGGAACCAGCACAACATCAGCGAC GCCAAATATAAGAAAGCGGTCGATCCGGTCAGTGTGGGAGTGACACCAGAGCTGGAGCGGGTCAAACAGAACCAGCAGAACATCAGCACG gtgcagTACCAGCGCAGTTTGaaggaggtcaaaggtcactccTGCTCAGAGCTGGATACGCCTGAAATGAGGCGTGTGCGGAAGTCTCAGGACGCTGTTTCCATGGTAGCAGGACCACGGCAACGCCTGCGTGTGACATCACCGCATTAA